A genomic segment from Luteolibacter ambystomatis encodes:
- a CDS encoding peptidylprolyl isomerase produces the protein MSDIRITVHTTAGDFDATIFADKAPVTSANFLNLAKRGYYNGVAFHRVVDGFMIQGGDPTESGRGGPGYKFGDEFHPELRHNKPGIFSMANAGPGTNGSQFFVTHVPTQFLDDRHSVFGEVTKGLEIVKAITGKNNTGERGCKFNGTGDKITSITFHDDASALFENQKDNIEHWNSILDR, from the coding sequence ATGTCCGATATCCGTATCACCGTCCACACCACCGCTGGAGACTTCGACGCCACCATTTTCGCCGACAAGGCGCCGGTCACCTCGGCCAACTTCCTCAATCTGGCCAAGCGTGGCTATTACAACGGCGTGGCCTTTCACCGCGTGGTGGACGGCTTCATGATCCAGGGCGGCGACCCGACCGAATCCGGCCGTGGCGGCCCGGGCTACAAGTTCGGCGATGAGTTCCACCCGGAGCTGCGCCACAACAAGCCGGGCATCTTCTCGATGGCCAATGCCGGCCCCGGCACCAACGGCTCCCAGTTCTTCGTCACCCACGTCCCCACCCAGTTCCTCGATGACCGCCACTCCGTCTTCGGCGAGGTGACCAAGGGCTTGGAAATCGTGAAGGCCATCACTGGCAAGAACAACACCGGCGAACGCGGCTGCAAATTCAACGGCACCGGCGACAAAATCACCTCCATCACCTTCCACGACGATGCCTCCGCTCTGTTCGAAAATCAGAAGGATAACATCGAACATTGGAACTCTATCTTGGATCGTTGA
- a CDS encoding M16 family metallopeptidase produces MSGARYSWQSLPGGPRLALATLPQSECAAVSIYIPTGSRDESDVPAGLAHFVEHMVFKGTHRRSARELSLEIESAGGQINACTSEDNTVYEGRGEASLLPLLADVLADMVWHPVFPESEIDLERDVIGEEITMYRESPSDHIGDLLSQALWSPHPLGHPISGSLESIARIDRKTLAKFRDRHHFRSDIVIAVAGPFSSDEALAAILPHLPTAFKTPQPSLKFDRTTARSRQLVEHRDTEQLQLALAWHAPGRHDSSRHAMRLLSLMLGETASSRLFLGLREERGLCYQVASDVTLFDETGAFEIVAGLDPESRDEALECIQAEIADLIANGPRSGELDRAKRLAIGQSKMAFESTGAQASWAGECLLDFGRIPTPEDWRKDIAAVTDEDIHAVARSLFENIEPSMAEIRPEA; encoded by the coding sequence ATGAGCGGCGCACGTTACTCCTGGCAATCGCTTCCCGGCGGTCCGCGTCTCGCGCTGGCCACCCTGCCGCAATCCGAATGCGCGGCGGTTTCCATCTACATCCCCACCGGCAGCCGCGATGAAAGCGATGTGCCCGCCGGTCTCGCCCACTTCGTGGAGCACATGGTTTTCAAGGGCACGCACCGCCGCAGCGCGCGCGAACTGAGCTTGGAAATCGAAAGCGCCGGCGGTCAGATCAACGCCTGCACCAGCGAGGACAACACGGTCTATGAAGGCCGCGGCGAGGCCTCGCTGCTGCCGCTTCTCGCGGACGTGCTTGCGGACATGGTCTGGCACCCGGTGTTTCCGGAAAGCGAGATCGACCTGGAGCGCGATGTCATCGGCGAGGAGATCACGATGTATCGCGAGAGCCCGTCCGATCACATCGGCGATCTGCTTTCGCAGGCACTGTGGTCGCCGCATCCGCTGGGGCATCCCATTTCCGGCAGCTTGGAATCCATCGCCCGCATCGACCGCAAGACGCTGGCGAAGTTCCGCGACCGCCATCATTTCCGCAGCGATATCGTGATCGCCGTCGCCGGTCCGTTTTCCAGCGACGAAGCCCTCGCCGCGATCCTTCCGCATCTGCCCACCGCCTTCAAAACACCGCAGCCATCGCTGAAGTTCGACCGCACCACCGCACGCTCCCGCCAGTTGGTGGAGCACCGCGATACCGAGCAACTCCAACTCGCTCTGGCCTGGCATGCGCCGGGCCGTCACGATTCCTCGCGCCACGCGATGCGCCTGCTCAGCCTGATGCTCGGAGAAACCGCCAGCTCGCGGCTGTTCCTCGGCCTGCGCGAGGAACGCGGGCTGTGCTATCAGGTGGCCTCGGACGTGACGCTGTTCGATGAAACCGGCGCGTTTGAAATCGTCGCAGGTCTCGATCCCGAATCTCGCGATGAAGCACTCGAATGCATCCAAGCCGAGATCGCCGATCTAATCGCAAACGGCCCGCGCTCCGGTGAACTCGATCGCGCCAAGCGACTGGCGATCGGCCAGAGCAAGATGGCCTTCGAAAGCACCGGAGCCCAGGCTTCGTGGGCCGGTGAATGCCTGCTCGATTTCGGTCGCATCCCGACTCCGGAAGACTGGCGCAAGGATATCGCCGCCGTGACCGATGAGGACATCCACGCGGTGGCGCGCAGTTTGTTTGAGAACATCGAGCCCAGCATGGCGGAGATCCGGCCGGAGGCATGA
- a CDS encoding DUF3592 domain-containing protein, with protein MASGSMAGRLYLAMIGMALALVGGFFCWLMWRSYDRAHHMRAWPEVSCVVLYSGVEERRIDPNSAPEFRFAIQYGYEWQSKPYTSTHWTWRESPWSSKPQDAEANVAKYPVGGTFTCHVNPDDPSFAILKTDSQAPLYSIWFPALFVVGGLGIAAGALMGGRRTVPRR; from the coding sequence ATGGCAAGCGGTTCTATGGCCGGTCGGCTCTACCTCGCGATGATCGGCATGGCGCTCGCGCTGGTGGGCGGTTTTTTCTGTTGGCTGATGTGGCGGTCGTATGACCGCGCGCATCACATGCGGGCGTGGCCGGAGGTTTCCTGCGTGGTGCTGTATTCCGGAGTGGAGGAACGCCGCATCGATCCGAACTCCGCGCCGGAGTTCCGCTTCGCGATCCAGTATGGCTATGAATGGCAGAGCAAGCCCTACACCTCCACGCACTGGACGTGGCGGGAAAGCCCGTGGTCCTCGAAGCCACAGGATGCCGAGGCGAATGTGGCGAAATATCCCGTGGGCGGAACGTTCACGTGCCATGTGAATCCGGATGATCCGTCCTTCGCCATTCTCAAGACGGATTCACAAGCGCCGCTGTATTCGATCTGGTTCCCGGCGTTGTTCGTGGTGGGAGGATTGGGGATTGCGGCGGGTGCGCTCATGGGTGGTCGGCGTACGGTGCCGCGGAGATAA
- a CDS encoding GNAT family N-acetyltransferase encodes MAVISTERLDLIPMGPDFLRASLSGDPAAASVAIGATLPPDWPSIPEILAMRLEQLEAVPALEPWLLRAMVLRETRTMVGHIGFHTAPGPEYLEPWSPGAVEFGFSVLEEHRRRGYAREAAQGMMRWAVDEHGVRAFVLTISPGNHPSQALASGLGFHRIGEHVDEVDGIEEILELRMGS; translated from the coding sequence ATGGCCGTGATCTCCACCGAACGTCTCGATCTGATCCCGATGGGACCGGATTTCCTGCGGGCCTCCCTTTCCGGGGATCCGGCTGCGGCCTCCGTGGCGATCGGGGCGACCTTACCGCCGGATTGGCCCTCCATCCCAGAGATTCTTGCGATGCGCTTGGAGCAGTTGGAGGCAGTTCCCGCGCTGGAGCCGTGGCTGCTGAGGGCGATGGTGCTGCGTGAAACGCGGACGATGGTCGGTCACATCGGCTTTCACACCGCTCCGGGACCGGAGTATCTGGAACCGTGGTCGCCGGGTGCGGTGGAGTTCGGTTTCAGTGTTTTGGAGGAACATCGGCGACGCGGCTATGCTCGTGAGGCCGCGCAGGGGATGATGCGATGGGCGGTGGACGAACACGGGGTGCGGGCATTCGTTCTCACCATCAGTCCGGGCAACCATCCATCGCAGGCCTTGGCCTCCGGGCTCGGCTTCCACCGCATCGGCGAGCATGTGGATGAGGTGGATGGGATCGAGGAGATACTGGAACTTCGGATGGGTTCTTGA
- a CDS encoding ABC-F family ATP-binding cassette domain-containing protein, which translates to MLSIQSLRVEYGARVLFSDLAFTVQAKERIAFAGHNGAGKSTLMKCIAGIIQPTAGRINMPKGTRIGYLPQEGIHVKGRTLWDETESAFGETIALREKIERLSNELEKLDPRSSPYGDLLEEIGELELQLDDVDPDRMKPKIESVLQGLGFSKKDFTRDCGEFSGGWQMRIAMAKLFLQEPAALLLDEPTNHLDIGTQRWVEEYLKSYPGAILLISHDRGLLDTLCTRTIAFSHGRAEEYAGNFSYFERESVLRKEIRLKQYTAQQREIADIQRFIDRFRASANKATLVQSRIKMLDKIERIPAPEQDDAVMNFRFPNPPASGQSVAKLDNVSKAYGHLQIFKGFDFEATRGEKIAIVGPNGAGKSTFCRMITGQEAPDDGSHNFGHKVATSFFSQNHADELDPTKTVLETVEEVASRENVAQARSLLGCFLFRGDDVFKKVGVLSGGERSRVALVRMLLQPANFLILDEPTNHLDMQSQDVLQRALIDYSGTVMIVSHNRYFLDPLVTKTLEFRPGEDPRVFVGNITYYLDKIAEEEKAERNSPAKLSKRPATPVIKPIVAPQPAAAPAETAGNRKDQRRQDAELRQKRAKVLKPLEDEFAALEKKIAELEVAQNTLTEHLSDPAVAADPDKFRQASNAVASVTTQLETAYSRWAELSEEIEKLSAQFAG; encoded by the coding sequence ATGCTTTCCATCCAGTCACTCCGCGTCGAATACGGCGCCCGCGTCCTGTTCTCCGACCTCGCCTTCACCGTGCAGGCCAAGGAGCGCATCGCCTTCGCCGGCCACAACGGTGCGGGGAAATCGACGCTGATGAAGTGCATCGCGGGTATCATCCAGCCCACGGCCGGCCGGATCAACATGCCGAAAGGCACCCGCATCGGCTACCTGCCGCAGGAAGGCATCCACGTGAAGGGCCGCACGCTGTGGGACGAGACCGAATCCGCCTTTGGTGAAACGATCGCCCTGCGCGAAAAGATCGAGCGCCTTTCCAACGAACTGGAGAAACTCGACCCGCGTTCCTCGCCCTACGGCGATCTGCTGGAGGAGATCGGCGAGCTGGAGCTCCAGCTCGATGATGTCGATCCGGACCGCATGAAGCCGAAGATCGAGAGCGTGCTGCAGGGCCTCGGCTTCAGCAAAAAGGATTTCACCCGTGACTGCGGCGAGTTCTCCGGTGGCTGGCAGATGCGCATCGCCATGGCGAAGCTGTTCCTCCAGGAACCCGCCGCGCTGCTGCTGGACGAACCGACGAACCACCTCGACATCGGCACGCAGCGCTGGGTGGAGGAATATCTCAAGAGCTACCCGGGCGCGATCCTGCTCATTTCCCACGACCGCGGCCTGCTCGACACCCTCTGCACCCGCACCATCGCCTTCAGCCATGGCCGGGCCGAGGAGTATGCCGGAAACTTCTCCTACTTCGAGCGCGAGTCCGTGCTGCGGAAGGAGATCCGGCTCAAGCAATACACCGCCCAGCAGCGGGAGATCGCAGACATCCAGCGTTTCATCGACCGCTTCCGCGCTTCCGCGAACAAGGCTACGCTCGTCCAATCCCGCATCAAGATGCTGGACAAGATCGAGCGCATCCCCGCGCCCGAGCAGGACGATGCGGTGATGAACTTCCGCTTCCCGAATCCGCCCGCCTCCGGCCAGTCGGTGGCGAAGCTGGACAATGTCTCGAAGGCCTACGGCCATCTCCAGATTTTCAAAGGCTTCGATTTCGAGGCCACCCGCGGCGAGAAGATCGCCATCGTGGGGCCGAACGGCGCGGGCAAGTCCACCTTTTGCCGCATGATCACCGGCCAAGAGGCTCCGGATGACGGCAGCCACAACTTCGGGCACAAGGTCGCCACTTCGTTCTTCTCCCAGAACCACGCCGACGAACTCGATCCGACGAAGACCGTGCTCGAAACGGTGGAGGAAGTCGCCAGCCGCGAGAACGTCGCCCAGGCGCGCAGCCTGCTCGGCTGTTTCCTGTTCCGTGGCGACGATGTCTTCAAGAAGGTCGGCGTGCTGTCCGGCGGCGAGCGCTCGCGCGTCGCGCTCGTTCGCATGCTGCTCCAGCCCGCGAACTTCCTGATCCTGGACGAGCCGACGAACCACCTCGACATGCAGTCGCAGGACGTGCTCCAGCGTGCGCTCATCGACTACTCCGGCACGGTGATGATCGTGTCCCACAACCGCTACTTCCTCGATCCGCTGGTCACGAAGACCCTCGAGTTCCGCCCCGGCGAGGATCCGCGCGTATTCGTGGGCAACATCACCTACTACCTCGACAAGATCGCCGAGGAAGAAAAGGCCGAGCGGAACTCTCCCGCGAAACTCTCCAAGCGCCCGGCCACGCCGGTGATCAAGCCGATCGTCGCGCCCCAACCTGCCGCCGCTCCAGCGGAAACCGCAGGCAACCGCAAGGACCAACGCCGCCAGGATGCCGAGCTGCGCCAGAAGCGCGCCAAGGTGCTGAAGCCACTGGAGGATGAATTCGCCGCGCTTGAAAAGAAGATCGCCGAACTGGAAGTGGCCCAGAACACCCTGACCGAGCACCTTTCCGACCCGGCGGTCGCCGCCGATCCCGATAAGTTCCGGCAGGCCTCGAACGCCGTGGCCTCCGTGACCACCCAGCTTGAAACCGCCTATTCCCGCTGGGCGGAGCTTTCCGAGGAAATCGAGAAATTGTCCGCGCAGTTCGCGGGTTGA
- a CDS encoding GatB/YqeY domain-containing protein, translated as MSETAARIPEDLKTAMKAKDTVALNALRALKTALTNAAIEKGGLGTPLDEPEVLAVIRKQLKQRQDSIAQFEQHGRPELAEVEKAEIAVLSKYLPAALTEEQIIEIVEQAATETGATGKADMGKVMKRAQELADGRADGKVLSAAVMKRLS; from the coding sequence ATGAGCGAAACCGCCGCACGCATCCCCGAGGATCTGAAAACCGCCATGAAGGCCAAGGACACCGTGGCCCTCAATGCCCTGCGTGCCCTGAAGACCGCGCTGACCAATGCCGCTATCGAGAAAGGCGGACTCGGCACCCCGCTCGATGAACCCGAAGTGCTGGCCGTGATCCGCAAGCAGCTCAAGCAGCGCCAGGACTCCATCGCCCAATTCGAGCAACACGGCCGTCCGGAGCTGGCCGAGGTCGAAAAGGCCGAGATCGCGGTGCTTTCCAAGTATCTCCCCGCCGCTCTCACGGAGGAGCAGATTATCGAGATCGTCGAGCAGGCCGCCACCGAAACCGGTGCCACCGGCAAGGCGGACATGGGCAAGGTCATGAAGCGCGCCCAGGAACTCGCGGACGGCCGTGCCGATGGCAAGGTCCTCTCCGCTGCGGTGATGAAGCGCCTTTCCTGA
- the gluQRS gene encoding tRNA glutamyl-Q(34) synthetase GluQRS, giving the protein MIRTRFAPSPTGRLHLGHAYAAKVARDLARSDSGEFLLRFEDIDTTRVREEFYQGIEEDLRWLGLEWDGVPLRQTARLAAYDAALKTLEQRGVLYPCFCTRREIDSEIARMAGAPHGPEGPLYPGTCKRLPLSERAAKLAGGLPFSWRLDAESAAAATGPLSFLDLLHGIQEVDPGLLGDVILARKDIGTSYHLAVVVDDAYQQITHVTRGEDLLASTHVHRLLQTLLGFPEPAYLHHRVLTDETGKRLAKRHDSLSIRVLREGGVSVEDVMARLAD; this is encoded by the coding sequence ATGATCCGCACGCGCTTCGCTCCCAGCCCGACGGGGCGGCTTCATCTCGGCCACGCCTACGCGGCGAAAGTGGCGCGGGATCTGGCCAGGAGCGATAGCGGTGAGTTCCTGCTGCGCTTCGAGGACATCGATACCACCCGTGTCCGCGAGGAATTCTATCAAGGCATCGAGGAGGATTTACGTTGGCTGGGGCTGGAGTGGGATGGCGTTCCTCTCCGTCAGACCGCACGGCTTGCGGCCTACGATGCGGCATTGAAAACGCTGGAGCAGCGCGGTGTTCTCTACCCGTGCTTCTGCACCCGGCGGGAGATCGACAGCGAGATCGCCCGCATGGCCGGTGCCCCGCATGGGCCGGAGGGTCCGCTCTATCCCGGCACCTGCAAACGGCTGCCGCTCTCCGAACGCGCGGCGAAGCTGGCTGGCGGCCTGCCTTTCAGTTGGCGGCTGGATGCGGAGTCAGCAGCGGCGGCCACCGGTCCGCTTTCCTTTCTTGACCTCCTGCATGGCATACAAGAGGTCGATCCCGGTCTGTTAGGCGATGTCATCCTCGCGCGGAAGGACATCGGCACCAGCTACCACCTCGCCGTGGTGGTGGACGATGCCTATCAACAAATCACCCACGTCACCCGCGGCGAGGATCTGCTGGCGTCCACTCACGTCCACCGGCTGCTGCAAACGCTGTTAGGTTTCCCCGAGCCCGCCTACCTGCACCACCGCGTGCTCACGGACGAAACCGGCAAGCGCCTGGCCAAGCGTCACGATTCGCTCTCGATCCGTGTGCTGCGGGAAGGCGGCGTTTCCGTGGAAGACGTGATGGCCCGACTCGCGGATTGA
- the ispD gene encoding 2-C-methyl-D-erythritol 4-phosphate cytidylyltransferase — protein sequence MSCCAIVVAAGSSRRMGFDKLAAPLSGVPVLRRSVEKFLASSAVSSVVVVAPADRFDELLGGSFAKAVIRVDGGCNRQDSVQNGLAAVPQGTTVVAIHDGARPLVTVEAIDRCIAAAAESGAAALARPVTETLKRADADGLARESVDREQLWFMETPQCFQLPLILRAYAEVNQRQITVTDEVSALEAIGIPTLLVDGRHPNLKITHPSDLALAAALLDS from the coding sequence ATGTCCTGCTGCGCGATCGTGGTCGCCGCCGGTTCCAGTCGGCGGATGGGATTCGACAAGCTGGCCGCGCCACTGTCGGGCGTGCCGGTGCTGCGCCGCAGCGTGGAGAAATTCCTCGCCTCCTCCGCCGTCAGCTCCGTGGTCGTGGTCGCTCCCGCCGATCGTTTCGATGAGCTGTTGGGCGGATCGTTCGCCAAGGCCGTGATCCGTGTCGATGGAGGCTGCAACCGCCAAGATTCCGTTCAGAACGGCCTCGCCGCCGTGCCGCAAGGAACCACCGTCGTCGCGATCCACGATGGCGCGCGCCCCTTGGTCACTGTGGAAGCCATCGACCGCTGCATCGCCGCCGCGGCGGAAAGCGGTGCCGCCGCCCTCGCCCGTCCGGTGACGGAAACCCTCAAGCGCGCGGACGCCGATGGCCTTGCTCGCGAGTCCGTGGACCGCGAGCAACTGTGGTTCATGGAAACGCCGCAGTGCTTCCAACTGCCGCTGATCCTGCGCGCCTATGCGGAGGTGAACCAGCGCCAGATCACGGTCACCGATGAAGTCTCCGCCCTGGAGGCGATCGGCATCCCCACGCTGCTGGTGGATGGCCGTCATCCCAATCTCAAGATCACCCACCCTTCCGACCTCGCCCTCGCGGCGGCCCTTCTCGACTCATGA